Proteins from a genomic interval of Rosa chinensis cultivar Old Blush chromosome 2, RchiOBHm-V2, whole genome shotgun sequence:
- the LOC112184579 gene encoding 26S proteasome non-ATPase regulatory subunit 8 homolog A yields MDAPLQEVHLNFDLFIKAFEQKDFNACTELLPKLKAMIAQMRSLPPMYEDTSNAAGELAVARDIYEHAVVLSLKTEDEEAFERDFLQLKQYYYAGYGLLPPSPQEDLILGLNLLRLLVQNKTDEFHTELELLACLSPTALDNPCIKHAVELKQSLMEEGGAYISVLLARQTMPDDISTYTNARYFMDLLEKTIRDQEADPPEGDVKYDAAFFEKAKESAPCKEIPSLQFINQMLKKLGQIDGSENDS; encoded by the coding sequence atggATGCCCCGCTACAAGAGGTGCACCTGAACTTCGATCTCTTCATAAAGGCATTTGAACAGAAAGATTTCAATGCATGCACCGAGCTCCTCCCGAAACTCAAGGCCATGATAGCACAAATGAGAAGCCTCCCGCCGATGTATGAAGATACATCTAATGCGGCGGGAGAATTAGCAGTAGCAAGGGACATATATGAGCATGCTGTTGTTCTTAGCTTGAAGACAGAGGATGAGGAAGCATTCGAGAGGGATTTTCTTCAGTTGAAGCAGTACTATTACGCCGGTTACGGTCTCCTTCCACCGTCCCCTCAAGAGGACCTGATTTTAGGTCTCAATCTGCTGAGGCTCCTTGTGCAGAACAAAACTGATGAGTTCCACACCGAGCTGGAACTGCTTGCATGCCTGTCACCCACTGCATTGGACAACCCTTGCATCAAGCACGCGGTGGAGTTGAAGCAGTCCTTAATGGAGGAGGGAGGAGCTTACATAAGTGTGTTGCTTGCTCGGCAGACAATGCCAGATGACATTAGTACTTACACTAATGCAAGATATTTCATGGATCTTCTTGAAAAAACTATCAGAGATCAGGAGGCGGACCCTCCCGAGGGGGATGTAAAATATGATGCCGCATTTTTCGAGAAGGCAAAGGAGTCTGCACCTTGCAAGGAGATACCTTCTCTGCAGTTCATCAATCAAATGCTCAAAAAATTGGGTCAGATTGATGGTTCAGAGAATGATAGCTAG
- the LOC121051283 gene encoding uncharacterized protein LOC121051283: MSNEPRLDFQILDSTGSDYHSWRTDVENHLTSKGILPIIQAPNAGLVFQRTPIKHAQAIILMRRHMDKALRLEYMSIKDARELWVALEERFDNIQDSLLPDLKIQWNNLRFSDFKSVAEYNSEALRLRAMLKFCEKPLTEEELIEKTLSTFPVAAIILSKQYRTEYNAGRLTKFNELINILSVDEKHDNILVKNYNSRPVGTKSVREANYNAPKKGRKERYPTNKGHVYPNKGHDGRMGPYNRPNKEGNRNFGAGTRGGKSTRGRGEYNNTMGRNTMGRGGRIIRRGSSSNNPPREYPQRAPQIKKVNHNDVCHRCGSIEHWFKQCQASTQLAASYKEYREMREQEAHLAEKDDGEDVILTIKDFKAGNEEHEDATDFD, translated from the coding sequence atgtcgaatgaacctagactcgatttTCAAATCCTTGACTCAACTGGTTCGGATTACCATAGTTGGAGaaccgacgttgagaaccatctcacatcaaaagggatattgcccataatccaggcaccaaaCGCGGGCCTTGTGTTCCAACGAACACCCATAAAGCATGCACAAgcaattatcttgatgcgacgccatatggacaaagcactcagattggagtatatgtccaTCAAAGATGCAAGGGaactatgggtagcgctagaagagcgctttgataatatccaagattccctcctccctgacttgaagattcaatggaacaatttacgcttctccgacttcaagtctgttgctgaatacaattcagaagctcttcggctAAGAGCCATGCTGAAGTTCTGTGAAAAACCTCTCACAGAAGAAGAactgattgagaagactctctccaccttccccgtcgcagcaattatactatcaaagcaatatcgcactGAATATAATGCTGGACGACTTACTAAGTTCAATGAACTTATCAATATTTTGTCGGTAGAtgagaagcacgacaatatccttgtaaagaattataattcaaggcccgtaGGAACCAAAAGCGTtcgtgaggcgaattataatgcacccaagaaagggcgcaaggagcggtaccctactAATAAGGGGCATGTATACCCTAACAAGGGACATGACGGACGCATGGGTCCATACAACCGCCCCaataaggaaggaaaccgcaacttTGGAGCGGGCACACGTGGTGGCAaatccacacgtgggagaggagaaTATAACAACACCATGGGCCGTAACactatgggccgtggaggtcgcATAATACGCCGTGGTAGTAGCAGCAACAACCCGcctagggaatatccacaacgtgcacctcaaataAAGAAAGTCAACCACAATGACGTGTGTCATAGGTGTGGATCAATcgagcattggtttaagcaatgCCAAGCAAGTAcacaactagctgcaagctacaagGAGTACAGGGaaatgagggagcaagaagctcACCTTGCTGAAAAAGATGATGGTGAAGATGTAATTCTCACCATAAAAGACTTCAAAGCTGGAAATGAAGAGCACGAGGATGCCACAGACTTTGattaa